One Nicotiana sylvestris chromosome 12, ASM39365v2, whole genome shotgun sequence genomic window carries:
- the LOC138883091 gene encoding uncharacterized protein, with protein MGTRTSCLESRRTQKANMILGFVHIKVEEDEENARRIEVGFDGPIVQEQGQYDIMLIDESCSGVNTRLEAWQKTLESKGLKLSRMKMECLECKFNVGTREVEVDMKLDTQVIPKSDSFKYLRSVIQVNKEIDEDVTHRIGAGWMKWRLSSGVLYNRNVPPRLKGKFYRAVIRPTMLYEAKCWPVKKSHIQKMRLADEDVEIDVWT; from the exons ATGGGGACAAGAACATCGTGCTTGGAGAGTAGGAGAACTCAGAAAGCCAACATGATTTTGGGTTTTGTGCATATTAAGGTTGAGGAG GACGAAGAAAATGCCCGAAGAATAGAGGTGGGGTTTGATGGTCCCATTGTACAAGAACAAGGGCAAT aTGACATAATGTTGATTGACGAGTCATGTAGCGGAGTTAACACTAGGCTAGAGGCGTGGCAAAAGaccctggagtctaaaggtttaaAGTTGAGTAGGATGAAAATGGAATgcttggagtgtaagttcaatGTTGGGACGCGGGAAGTAGAAGTGGACATGAAGCTTGATacacaagtcatccctaagagtgatagtttcaagtaccttaggTCTGTAATTCAAGTTAATaaggagattgacgaggatgttacACATCGCATTGGAGcagggtggatgaaatggaggctctcTTCTGGTGTTTTGTATAATAGGAATGTGCCACCAAGACTTAAGGGCAAGTTCTATAGAGCGGTAattagaccgactatgttgtatgaaGCCAaatgttggccagtcaagaaatctcatatccagaagatgagaTTAgcagatgaggatgttgagatagaTGTGTGGACATag